One window of Mercenaria mercenaria strain notata unplaced genomic scaffold, MADL_Memer_1 contig_681, whole genome shotgun sequence genomic DNA carries:
- the LOC128554718 gene encoding heavy metal-binding protein HIP-like: protein TSTTSTSFRDVILPATKTDIHYQIELDEEKRGRKCRRSCRNVAFQASVSPTINDIKADATILFGDCTTNIGGAFDAKSGIFTTPVAGTYIFHSTILTPPKSVVETALQVNGEVKMLLYSGDNSLYSPGSNMVVLQLKVGDLVKMVKHGPWGKTPFTIHHRFSTFSGFLLQVD, encoded by the coding sequence ACATCTACAACTTCAACATCTTTTAGAGATGTCATCCTTCCGGCAACGAAAACAGACATACACTATCAAATCGAGTTAGATGAAGAAAAAAGGGGGCGCAAATGTCGAAGAAGTTGTAGAAACGTTGCATTTCAAGCAAGTGTCAGTCCGacaataaatgatataaaagctGATGCAACGATTTTATTCGGAGATTGCACAACAAATATTGGAGGAGCTTTCGATGCcaaaagtggaatatttacaaCACCAGTTGCGGGCACATATATATTCCATTCGACGATTTTAACGCCCCCAAAGTCGGTAGTTGAAACAGCACTTCAAGTAAACGGAGAAGTCAAGATGCTGCTATATTCTGGCGATAACTCGTTATATTCACCGGGTAGCAATATGGTGGTGCTTCAATTAAAAGTCGGAGATCTTGTGAAGATGGTGAAACACGGGCCGTGGGGGAAAACGCCATTCACAATACATCATAGGTTTAGCACGTTCTCTGGTTTCTTACTGCAGGTTGATTAA